The following are from one region of the Acidimicrobiales bacterium genome:
- a CDS encoding TIGR03621 family F420-dependent LLM class oxidoreductase, with protein sequence MPHPFRFGLHFWDLPIESWVDRVLTYERLGFSHITLTDHLVVPQWEPVAALGAIAAVTERIRVGTLVLDTALRDPVLTAKSAATLDRMSGGRFELGLGAGYVAANFAAAGRPFEPAADRVARLAEAVSLVRRLWSEPSTTMHGRFYRVTDSPMVARAPVRPRLLIGGGGRAVMHLGGRVADAVSMIPRQSSGTWSVIDSLPDSTMARMAQKAAWVREGAETEGRDPDAIELNTMVPTVIVGDDGAAAIAKEAETSGITRSEMDGSTLYLCGTGPELRDQLRHWRDRTGISYISLFDPGEEQIAYLAEHVVAPLTAESRIDR encoded by the coding sequence GTGCCCCACCCGTTCCGCTTCGGCCTCCATTTCTGGGACCTGCCCATCGAGAGTTGGGTCGACCGGGTCCTGACCTACGAGCGGCTCGGCTTCTCGCACATCACCCTCACCGATCATCTGGTCGTGCCCCAGTGGGAGCCCGTCGCCGCACTGGGGGCCATCGCCGCGGTCACCGAGCGGATACGGGTCGGGACCCTGGTGCTCGACACGGCGTTGCGGGACCCAGTGCTCACCGCCAAGTCGGCGGCGACCCTCGATCGCATGTCGGGCGGCCGGTTCGAGCTCGGGCTCGGCGCCGGGTACGTCGCCGCCAACTTCGCCGCCGCCGGCCGGCCCTTCGAGCCGGCGGCCGACCGGGTGGCGAGGCTGGCTGAGGCGGTGTCGCTCGTGCGACGGCTGTGGAGCGAGCCGTCGACCACCATGCACGGTCGCTTCTACCGCGTGACGGACTCTCCGATGGTGGCCCGCGCTCCAGTCCGGCCTCGCCTCCTCATCGGCGGCGGTGGGCGGGCCGTCATGCACCTCGGCGGGCGCGTCGCCGACGCTGTCTCGATGATCCCTCGCCAGAGCTCGGGTACCTGGTCAGTGATCGACTCGCTGCCCGACTCGACGATGGCGCGGATGGCACAGAAGGCGGCGTGGGTGCGGGAGGGAGCCGAGACAGAGGGGCGGGATCCTGACGCCATCGAGCTCAACACGATGGTGCCGACCGTCATCGTCGGCGATGACGGCGCCGCCGCGATCGCCAAGGAGGCAGAGACCTCGGGGATCACCCGAAGCGAGATGGACGGGTCGACCCTCTACCTCTGCGGTACCGGGCCCGAGCTGCGGGACCAGCTCCGTCACTGGCGAGATCGGACCGGCATCTCCTACATCTCGCTGTTCGACCCCGGCGAGGAGCAGATCGCCTACCTGGCTGAGCACGTGGTGGCCCCGCTCACTGCGGAATCGCGCATCGACCGATGA